The Candidatus Nanopelagicales bacterium sequence TTATCTGAGCCACGATCATGATCCCGATCCCCGTGAGCAGCGTCACCCGTCGGCCGATCTTGTCGATGAAGCTCATCGACAAGATGACGGCTACCAGTGCGATTACCTGCACCAAGGCCGCCATGAGCAGGCTCTGCTCGTTGGACTTGATACCCATGGCCTTGAATATCTGCGGCCCGTAGGTCACCGTCGCGTTGATGCCCGTGATCTGGATGAAGAATCCGAGAACGACTACGAACATGGTTGCTCGCAGGTACGGCTTGCGGAGCATTTCGCCGAGCGCTCCGCCGGTCTGCTCCGCGATCGTGGCTTCCATCTCCGCGATCTGCGGCTCGGGGTCGATGTTCGGGTCGAGGTGTCTGAGCGACGCCAAGGCCTCTTCCCTGCGGCCCTTCATCATGAGCCAGTTCGCCGTCTCTGGGACTGTGAACAGGATTGGGATCAGCAGAAACGCGGGCAGGGCCGCCAGGCCGAGCATCAACCGCCAGTTGATGTCGTCGGACAGAGGGGCAAGCCACAGGGACCCCAGCAAACCCAGGATGATGCCGGAGACGCATGTGACTTGATACATGACCAGCGTCGCGCCGCGGATTCGCGCCGGGACGGATTCGGCGATGAATACTGGCGCCGCGATCAGCGATATCCCGATGGTGACTCCCAGGAAGAATCGAGAAATCTCAAGATCGACAGCGCTCACCGATAGTCCACTTGTGAGGCAGAAGACCATGTATCCGGCTGCGACGAGGATCATCGTCTTCTTCCGGCCGAGCGCGTTGGTTACGAAGCCTCCGAGCACACATCCGATGATCTCTCCCCAGACGATCATCGCTGTCACAAGCTCGACTTGCTCGGTGTTGAGATCAAGATCGACTTCGAAGAATATCTGCGCTCCGCCGATGTTGCCGTTGTCGTACCCGTAGATGATCCCGAGAGTGGCAGCGGTCAGGGCCACGATCTTGACCGATGACTTGGGTTCCTTCTTGTGTTCGGTCTCCGTCGCGGACATGGTGCGCCGCCCTTCTCTAAGATCAGTTGACGTTGGATCTAACCCATTACTCGACATGCTGACGATCTTGGTCGCGTTTGTCTCGCCGAAAGCTCACTTTGTCCACAAAGGTCGGCTTGGCTGGATACCTTGAAGTTGATGGCCCCGCTGAGGAGGTCCCGGATGGCTGGCGAGTTCCGTGGTCCTGAGATCCTCGATGTTCCGATCGGCCTGCAGGTTTCTGGCGAGCGGGCTGAATCGGACAGTTTGGGCACCGTCAAGGTCCCGGCGGACCGCTACTGGGGGGCGCAGACCCAGCGGAGCCTTGAGCATTTCGATATTGGGGACGACAGGATGCCCAAGGAGGTGTACCACGCCTATGGGTACATCAAGCGAGCTGCCGCCAAAGTCAACGCGCGGACGGGCAGGCTCCCGGAATGGATGGGGGAGCTCATCGAGCGTGTAGGTGATGAGGTCGCGGCGGGGGCACTGGATGACCACTTTCCGCTGTACGTGTGGCAAACCGGGTCAGGCACGCAGTCCAACATGAATGTCAACGAGGTGATCTCGAACCGTTGCATTCAGCTTGTGGGAGGCGCCTTGGGCTCCAAGGAGCCTGTTCATCCAAACGATCACGTGAACATGGGGCAGTCCAGTAACGACACCTTCCCCACCGCGATGCATCTCGCGGCGTACTCCCTGGCGTCGCGGAAGACGATCCCGTCCCTGGAGCAGCTCCGGGATGCCCTGGCGTTCAAATCACGGCAGTGGTCCGATGTAGTCAAGATCGGGCGCACCCATCTGCAGGACGCCACTCCGCTGACAGTGGGACAGGAGTGGTCCGGATACGCCAGCGCTCTGGACGACAGCATCTCCCACCTTCGCGCGGCCACCGAAGGGCTGCTCGAAGTCGCCATGGGAGGAACCGCCGTCGGCACCGGCCTCAACGCGCCAGAGGGGTTCGCCGAGGACGTGGCGGTCGAGCTCGCCAGGCTTACTGGGTTCGCGGTCCGGACCGCGGCTAATAAGTTCGCGGCGCAGGCGACCCTGGACTCGATGGTTCGCGCTCATGGAGCTCTGAAGGACGTCGCGGTAACGCTGTTTAAGATCGCGAACGACCTTCGCTGGCTCGGCTCTGGTCCGCGTGCTGGTTTGATGGAGTTGAAGCTGCCCGCGAACGAACCGGGCTCCTCGATAATGCCGGGCAAGGTCAACCCAACTCAAGCCGAAGCGATGATGATGGTCTGCATAGACGTGATCAGCTCCGATGTCGCCGTATCAATGGCTGGGGCCGAGGGCAACTTCGAGCTCAACGTGTTCCGGCCGGTGGTGATCAGCCACTACCTGCACTCAGCCCGCATCCTGGCGGACGCGTGTGACCACCTGCGCAGGTTCATGGTCGAGGGGACGGAACTAAACCTCGCGCGTGTGGAGGAGAACGTCGACAACTCGGTGATGATGGTGACTGCCCTCGCCCCCGTGATCGGGTACGACGCCGCTGCCCGCATCGCCCACCGCGCGGTCGAAGAAGGGCTGGGTCTGCGGGAGGCCGCGCTGTCTTGCGGAGTGCCCGAGGAGTTGTACGACCGTGTCGTGATCCCGGTGAACCTGACGCGCGACACTAGCTCGTAACGATCCTGGCCCTGGGCAGATACTCCTCAAGTCGTGCGACCCGGAAGCCTTGCCTGTCGATCTCATTCAGCGCCCGCCTAATCGCGCCAGTGACTCCCGGGTTGAAGTGGGCCAGGATGATGTCGCCGCTGCGCAATCTGTTGCCAACCTGGTAGTTCAGCCCACTGGTCAAAGTGGCAGACCACATGACGACGTACTTGATTCCGCACGTGGCAGCGGCCCGCATAGTCGTAGTGCCGTGCTCGCCGTAGGGCGGGCGCATCATCCACGGGTCGGCGGTGGTGTGCCGGCGAATGGCACGGTTGGCGTTGCATATCTGTTTCTCCTGCTGACCGAGCGATAGCCTCGCAAGCCACGGGTGGGAGATTGTGTGATTCTGAATTGACTGCTGTCGGCCGAATCGCCGCCAGTAGGCCCAGCCGTTGCGGGCGGCGTGGACCGACAGGAACGCTGTCGCTGGCACATCGCGGCGACGCAACAAGCGCAGCAGTGCCGGGTCCCGCAGGTAGCCGTCGTCGATGGTCAAGAACACGACCCGTTGCCGTGTCTTGACGCTCGACACCAGACGGGACCTGGCCGATCGGGCCACGGTCGGTTGGGCGGGCCTCGTGCGTCCGGACGTTCCGGCGCCTATCGCTGATCCGGCTGTCATCGCGTCCGGTGCGCCGGTGGCTGGCGGTGCGAGAGTAGTGACCAGCGCTGTGCTCGCCAGAGCAGCGGGGAGGACAGCTGCTGCCAGACCCGTGATGCGCACTTCGGTCGCCTCCTAGCGATGGAAACGATTCCAATTGTCACACCTGCTGAGCGTCAAGTGTCGGATTCGTCGGTGCACGATTCGTCGCGTCGGCGCGTGAGCGCATGGTCACAAGTTCGAATTGCGCGTGCGCTGGCAGTGATGACGGCCTACCGTTGAGTTATGCGCTTCAAACTGGGACTTGTGGCCTGCGTCGCGGCTGGCAGCATGATGCTCGCGCCCGCTGCCATGGCGGCAGGCGCGCTCCCTCATGCCAGGGGGAGCGGCCCAGAGGCGATGGCGACGCTTTCGTTATCCGCCTCCCGCTCAGAGGTCGGGTACGGCTCATCCGTGCGCCTTTCCGGCTCATCCTCAGACGCTGGCGCTGGCCGTGAAGTGATCATCGAGTCGTCCGGCGGCGGCTGGCAGGAAGTGACTACGGCGCTCACGAAGTCCTCAGGGTCCTGGTCGGCGTCCATCACGCCAGAGGTTAACTCCACGATTCGCGCGAGGATGGCTGACGACTCAGCTACGAGCGACTCCTTGAGCATCGACGTGACTCCAGTCATACAGGTGAGCGGCACACCGAAGGGCCGCGCACTCGTGGGCGTGAAGCTCACGGCCCGAGTTTCGCCTTCCAGCTACCGTGGATCAGTATCCTTCGCGGTGAAGAAGAGCGGCGGGGCGCTCGGGTCCGAGCGGACCAGAGCGTCCGGCGGGCAACTAACGGCGTCATTGCCGACGCCTCGCCTGGGGAAGCTGAATGTCGTGGCCAGGTTGTCGGCTGCCAACGGGCTGTCGGGGACGACGACTCGGTTCCAGATCAAGTCGACAGCCCGCAAGCTGGGGCGAGGACATAAGGGGAAGGACATCACCGCCCTGACCAGGAAGCTGGACGCCCTGGGTTTCCACACGCCACCGGTTGGGCGGCGGTACACGGCCGCGGTCGGTGACGCGGTTCTGGCGTTCAAGAAGGCTAGGGGGCTTGCCAGGACTTCCAAGATGACCAAGCGCGTTTGGCGAAAGCTCCTCGCGGCCAAGCCGATCAAGCCGCGCTACCGATCGCCGTCCCTGCACATTGAAGTGGACAAGGGCAAGCAGCTGTTGATGGTTGTCCGCGAGGGTCGGGTCATCGGAGCGCTGCACACGTCGACCGGGGCCACTGGCAACACTCCGGTTGGCCGTCACCGCATCATCCAACGAGGCGGGTCGTACCTGTACAGGTTCATGGCCTTCAAGGGGAACTTCGGGATTCACGGCTACGTTCCTGTGCCGCCATACCCGGCGAGCCACGGGTGCGTTCGCCTGCCGATGTGGGCAGCGGACTGGGTCTGGGACCGTGTCGACTACGGAACGTCAGTGATCGTCTACGAGTGACCGCAGCGGTTGCCGAGCGTGCGCTGGTTCCGTACCGTCATCGGAGTGAACGTGCCGAGGATAGGGATCCAAACACACGACCCACATCAGATCTTCCTGCGCAGAGCGCTCCGCCTAGCGGTCGCCTTCCCCTTGACTATGTTCATCGTCTGGCTCGTCTTCGGGATGTCCGAGGGGTCGGTGCTCTACGGAGCCTTCGCGTGCTTCTCGACCACGACGATGCTGGATCTCGGTGGTCGGATGAGGGCGCGAGTGGCGGCCTACGCGGGCACGCTGGTCGCTTGTTGCGTGGCGATAGTGCTGGCCACCGCTGTCGGCTTCAGCATCTGGGCCGCAGTCGTTGGAACCTTCGTGTGGGGGGCTCTGGCCACCTACGCGGGCCTGCTGCGGGGTTACGTCGCTTCTGCCGTGCCATTGGCGCTGGTCCCGTGGTTCCTGGCGATCTCGACACTGGACAACTTGCCGAACCTCGACGAGAACCTGGTGAGCTGGATAGTCGGCTACCTCATCGCTTCGTCATTCGCGCTGCTGTTGTGGCCTGTCCGCCTGCAGGACAAGGTCCGGGCCGCACTTTCGGAAGTGCTCGCGGCTGTGGCCGAGTACGTGGAGGTCAGGTGGGTTGACCGGGCCGATGACCTGACCGACGCGACGGCAAGGCTGGGTGCCGCTGACGCCGCGCTCGATCGACGGATCAAGGGAGTACTCATCCGGCCCGGTGGTGCGACACGCCACGAAAGACACCGGATGCAGCTCGTGGGCGTCGTCAAGGAGCTGACCCTCCTGGTTCAGAGGTACCCAGATCGCGACGAGTCTCTGGCCAGCCCGGACATGGACCTGGCGCAGGCCTGTGCCCGCAGCCTGCGCGACTCAGCGCTGTGCGTACTCACAACGCACGGTGCGCATGTCAGGCCCGACGTCATTGCTCTGAATCAGGAGCGTGAGCGGCACTGGGAACGAGCGATCCAATGGATGCGGGAGGAGCTGACACCCGATACCGCCGAATCGGTCGTGCGCCGGGCCAATAACCTCAAGACGCTAAGGGCGACCTCGGGATACTGCGTGCTCGCGGCCTCCCACGCCAGGGGGTCCGTTGGCGACGACCCGAGGTTCATCGGGATGGGCACGCTGGATGGCAAGCCGTTCAACGTCGCCCCGCCCACGCCAACAGTGGGCGCCGCATTCCGCAGCAACCTTGACCCGCGCTCGGTGTGGTTCCAGAACAGCGTTCGGGCGGGCTCGGCATTCGCGTTGGCGGTCTTGGTGATATTGGTCACGGGCGTCGAGCACGGATTCTGGGTGGCACTAGGTGTCCTCGTTGCTTTGCGCTTCGATGCCAGTGGATCCATGCGGACGGTGCGGCAAGTGCTGGTGGGCACCCTCGTTGGGTTCGTTGTCGGCAGCATCCTCATTGCCGTAGCGCAAGATTCGCCATCGGCGATGTGGTGGCTCCTCGCCCTGAGCGTGGCGCTGGCGACCTACACCCCAGGAGCAACCACGCTGATGCTGGGCCAGGCCAGCTTCACCGTGTTCCTCATCGTGCTGTTCGGCCTACTCGCGCCTGACGAGTTTGAGACGGCCACCGATCGTGTCATTGACGTGGCGCTGGCCTGCTCGGTGACGTTCATCGTGAGCGCTCTGATGTGGCCTGGCGGAGCCGCGTCGCTGGTGCGCAGTTCGATGCGCACGTCCGCGAACGCCGCCGGGGAGTACCTGCGTGCCGCCTATCACCGGCTAGCGGTGGGTGGACAGGCTGATGCTGACGTCGATTCGGCGGCCAGGGAGGCTGGCGATGAGTACTTACGCGCCACCGAGAACTTCGACCTGGCCACCGCGTCTCGCGTTCCCGGAGGCATGCCGCCTGGGCTGTGGGTGCGCGCCTCCAACGGTGTTGCCGGAATGCTGATCGGCTCGCAGAAGGTGACGTACTACGGGCAGGTGCTGCACCCGGGGCATCTCTGCCCCGACGCGGCGGCGGCTCTTGACGAGCAGGCCGGTCTCGAAGCTAAGGCTTTCGTCACTAGTGTCCACCGCGCGTGCGGACTCACTGCGGATGGATCGATGCCCAGGATGTCCGACGAGCGCGTGCTCGATCCGCTGTCACGGTGCCTGGCGAGGACTGTGTCTGAACCGGGCAGCCGGTTGACGCGGCAGCAGGCGGCGCGGGCTCTGACGATGATCTTCGCGCTGGGGACGTTGGATCAGCTCGACGCTTCTAGGGCGGAGATCGCCGCATGGACGCCAGAGCACGAGAAGGTCTAGCCGATCTTCTTGTGCGGCAGGGTTGCTGACGCTGCGGCGGCTTCCTCGGCGGATGCCGCTGTCGTCGTTGAGGCCGACGTTGTTGCGGAAGGCCGACGTAGTTGCGGAAGGCCGACGTAGTACTGGGAGTTGACCGCAAGATTTTCGGTCGTCCTCAACAACGTCCGCCAACAGGTTGTCAGCGACGCACTTGGGCGCAACGACCAGCCCTAACGCGCTGAGCGTTAGGTACGCGAGGAGTCGACCGCAGCCGCGACCTTTTCGCGGCTGCCAGCGACCACCAGGTACTCGACATTGCGCAAGTGGCTCACGCGCCCTACCTTGCGCCCGTTGGGGTCGTGAATGCCGATTTGGGCCCCGACGTAGCGCTTGGAGTCGAAGCGCAGAAGCGTAGCCGCCTCGCGGCCCTCGCCGCACCATTGTAGGAGTTCATCGGCGGTCACCCAGGCCTCGTTGTTGTAGGACACGATCAGCGTCTCGGCGGCGGCGGCGCCAATGGCGGCGCGCAGCGCACCGGGCATCGTCCGTTTCGAGTTGAAGTCGCTACGGGTCTCGGCTTCGCGCGCGTCGACTCGCTTGCACGCGACGCCGTAGTGTGCCGGCGCGTCCCATCGGACCAGCGTTTCCCACACGTGGTAGTTGGTGAAGTAGCGGTGCTGGTTGTAGGGCGGATCGAGATACGCCAGGTCGACGCGACCAAGTTGGGGGGTGACCTGGAGGGCGTCACCCATGACTGCGGCCCCTGGTCCGGACAGCAGCTCAGGGCAGCTTATGTGAAGGTCCTTGTACGATCTTTGCGCCCAACTCTTCAAGTACGCCATCTGCAGTCCGGTCGTGGAGTCAGCGCGGTCGGCGGCCAGCATCAGGGCAGTGAGCAGGATCGGGTACAGGGCGGTTCCCGCGTAGTCGAGTTCGATCCTGTCGCGGATGGCGTCGACGCGAGCACCGTTGTGCGGCTGGAAGTAGCGGCTTCGTACGCAGAAGGTCTCAGTGAAGTAGCCGGGCTGGCCGGGTAACCGATTGAGCTCATCGATAGCGTCCGAGAGGTGGTCTTTGTCGACCTCAGTCGCGTCTGAGGCGATGTAGGTGTCGGCAAGCACTTTCGCGTAGCTCGCAGTGTCTACGGCGGTTACACGCAGCCCGCGTCGCTTGAACTCCTGAGCGACCCTAGTAGTGCCAGTGAACAAGTCCAGGGCCGACTTGGCCTCAACTGCCGTAGCGATCGCGCCCAGAACGGGAACGAGCCGCCTTTTCGAGCCCAGGTACTTGATCACTTCACAGGGCGGCCCTAATTACGTTTGGCCTTGGGTCCGCCGCCCTTGCCGCCGCCCTTGCCGCCGCCGTCGGTTCCAGCCTCCGTCGTGGCGGAGATGACCTGCCCTGGCGTGGCTACGTTGCCAGCGACGTCCACTGTGAAGACGGCGTAGGAGTACACAGTCCCGGACTTCAGGCCGCTGTCAGTGGCGCTTGTCGCCAGGAGGTCATCCAGCGGAACGTCCGTTCCCTTCCATGGCGCGCTGGGCGCGGTTGAGCCCTCGGCGCGGCGCACGACTACCTGAGCTAGGTCCAGATCGGCTGGGATATTCCAGGACAGCTGGATCGTGGACTGGCCGACGGACGTGACCGCGAGCCCGGTCACAGGTCCGGGCGGCGTCGTGTCCAGATCTCCGGCGTTGTCAGCGACATAGAGCAGCAGGTTTGGCGAACCAAGCCCACCGTCACTGAGGCGGCCCGCTGTGGCCTGCTCGCTCACCCACGCGTTCACAGACGAAGCCGACGCGGCCGGATGCACGCCGAGGAACGCGGCGACAGCGCCCGCCACATGGGGTGACGCCATGGACGTACCGTTCCAGGTCTGTACTGAGTCACCGGGTGTCATTGAGGTGATCCCGGACCCCGGCGCGAAAACATCGACGCAGGGTCCGAAGTTGCTGAATGAACTGCGGACGTCGCCAGATGTGGTGGCGCCGGTCGTTAGGGCATCGGGGGCCGCCGCTGGACTGAAATCACATGCGTCGGCATCGCTGTTTCCCGCGGCCACGGCAATGGGCGTGCCGGACGCCACTAGCCCGCTGACGGCTGAGTCGAGCGATGAGGAGCGGCCGCCGCCGAGGGATGCGTTGGCGACACTGGCAGCCGGTGCGTTGTCCGATATCCAGTTCAGCCCGCTGATGACGCCGGAGATTCGTCCGCTTCCGTTGCAGTCGAGAACGCGCACCGGGTGCACAATCGCCCCGGGCGCGACGCCGAAGCCATCCGAACCGGCTGCTGTACCAGCCACGTGTGTGCCGTGCCCGTTGCAGTCAGTCGTGATGTTGCGGCCCTTGACGAAGTTCGCACCCGCTCCGACCCTTCCGGTCAGGATGGCTGTCTCGGTAATGCCCGTGTCCACGACATAGATGTGCGTACCGGCGCCCTTCAACGGAGACGTGTTAGCCCCATCAAGCGGGAGGTCCCGCTGGTCGATCCGGTCGATGCCCCACGACGATGTGTCGCTGGCCTGAACGATTCCGTCTTTCTCAACATTCGTGACCCCAGGGATCTGCCGCAGAGTCTTCGCGACTGACGCTGTGGCCTCGACAACGAGGCCGTTGAACGCCTTGCCGCGCAGCCTGGTCTGGATTCCGACCGACCCAGGGAGCCGGTTGGCGACTTCGGTGACCGACTGCTGGGTGGTCGTGGTGACTATGTAGCGATCAGCGGGTTGGCTCGTAGCCTTGCCCGCTGCGGCGGAAACAGATGCCGTTGCCAACACCAACGCGGTGGCGACGATGCCCCCCAGGACCCGGTACCCAGACTTCCCCATGCTGTTCCTCCTAGCGTTTCGATCTGACCATTAGAGCATGTTAGTCCGCTTGCCACGAAAATCTGGCGAGGTTCGTCGGTCACACAACGAAGTCAGGCCGCGGCCGCGTCGGCCTTGCGTGTGAGCACCCAAGCGGCCATGAAAGTAGTGAGCGGTACGGCCGCGACAATCCCTAACCCGCCAACAAGCGAACGGACGACTTCTTGGGCCACGAGCTCGGTGGTCAGCGACTGGGACGCGGGAGCCTCGGACATGATGAGGATCAGGAACAGCGGAAGGGCCGCCCCGATGTAGGCCAGCACGAGAGTGTTGACGGTGGCTGCGACATGGTCCCGCCCGACTCTCATCCCGGCCGCGTAGAGCCGCCGTAGGGCGATCACCGCTCCCGTCAGGGCCACACCTGTGCGCACGTTGAAGCCGTGAGCCAATCCCATGCTGGCGATGACTATCGCCGCCGCGCCGACGGCCGCCACTGGGACAGGGGGCGCGCCGAGTATCAGTGCGGGAAGTACGAACACCGCCAGGATCGCGATCGACACAGCCAGGCCCGCGAGCGCCGCCACGCCTTTCCAGCGCGACAGCAGAACCACAGCCGCCGCAGACACCAGGACCAGGATCATCAGTGGCCGGTCCCGCTTGATGTCGACGAAGGAGAAAGTGGTCGAATCGGCCGCGTTCTCTACGTTGAGCTACAAGGGCGTGCCGGGCTCAAGGACCGGCGCCGCATTGCCCGCGTAGAGGTTGAACGCGGCGAGCTGATCCCGATACTCGTCGGTCGTGACCTTGGCTATGACGGTCTGGCAGTCCGCCATGGCTGGTTCGCAAGGCCGGATCTGCTCGACGACACCGGTGGCGTACTCCACGTGGCCCAGAGAGGGAGCGTCGGTGCGCGGCCAAAGCCAGACCATGCCCAGGACCGTCGCCACGATCAAGGGGATGAGGAGCCAGAGGACGTACTTCACGACACCGTGTGGGGTCTCGACAGGTCCGTGATCATGGACTGCGCCGTGATCATGAACTACTTCTATTCCGTGAGTGGCGAGGGTGGGTCTTTCGCGCCGCATGGTCCGGTCACGGAGCTGATCACGTTCCGACATCGCCCACCCCTTGGTTTCGGGGCACACTACCCCGGATCTGGTGTACCGCAGCTGCAGTGCGGGTTACGTTTCGATGTCGTTGATCCGGGACGGTTGGAGTTCAACTCCGGTAGGTGCGGGCCTCGCCCGTTGCCACAACGCGGACCCTGTCACCCGGCTTCCGTTCGATCGGGCCGGGAACGCGCGCCCGGACGACGTCTCCGGTGTCGAGCGAGACGGTGGCGACGCTGTCGTGGCCGTGGTAGACGCTGTCGGTGACGTGGCCCAGGACTCCTGGCCCGTCTTCGGCGGAGGATTGATCGCCTGCATCGAAGACCGCGAGTTGCTCGGGTCGCAGGGCGACGACGACAGACTGGCCTTCCCGGGCCACGCTGATGGAACGTACTCGCCCCAGGGCGCACTCGACCAGCCCGGAAGCCCGCATGACTCCTGGCAGCTCGACGAGGTCTCCGACAAACCTCGCCGCTGCCAGATCCGTCGGAGACTCATACAGCTCGGACGGGGAGGCGTTCTGCACTATCTGTCCTTCGCGCACCAAGGCCACCCGATGGGCGATGGACAGCGCCTCCTCTTGGTCATGCGTGACCAGAACCGTGGTAGTCCCAAGACCGTTGAGCAGCGAGCGAACCTCCTCGCGCAACCGAACCCGCAGCGACGCGTCGAGCGCGGAGAACGGCTCATCCAGGAGCAGGACCTCGGGCTCCGGGGCGATAGCGCGCGCCAAGGCGACGCGCTGTTGCTGGCCACCGGAAAGGTCCTGCGGCCGTGTTCGCGCGTATCCGCTCATTCCAACCAGCGTCAGGACCTGGGCCGCCCGCTCGCGGGCATCTCGGCGGCCACGAAGACCGAAGATCACGTTGCCCACAACGTCCAGATGGGGGAAGAGCGCGCCCTCTTGCGGAACTATGCCCACGTGTCGTCTCTCGGGCGGAATCCAGACCCCGGGCCCGGCGACTACCCTGTCGCCGAACGTGACGCTGCCCGCGGAGGGCCTCAGGAAGCCGGCGAGAACCCGCAACAGCGTCGTCTTGCCCGAACCGCTTTCCCCAAGCACCGCCAGAAACTCACCGGACTCGACCCGCAGATTCAGGCCGTCAAGCACGGGTCCGCGTCCGTAGTCCGCGGTCAGCGCTGATACGTCAATGCCGCTCATACGTCCGCCGTACTCAGTGCCAGATCGGTGTCGGTCGGTTCCGGGCCAGCCTTACCCGCGAGCGACTGTCGAGCTGCGGCGGTCATAGTCCGCGACAGTAGCCAAGCTGGTATCGCCGCAAGTGCGATAAGGGCTATCGCGTATGGAGCGGCGGAGCCGTACGCGGCCACCGATGTGCGGGTCCACAGCTCCGTCGCCAGGGTGTCCAGTCCCGTCGGACGCAGCATGAGCGTGGCCGGGAGTTCCTTCATCGCCGTCAGCAACACCAGCAGGCCGCTCGCGGCGACGCCGGGCAGGGAGAGTCGCAGAGTCGTCTGCGTCCAGGCACGCCACGGTCCGCGACCCAACGTGCGAGCGGTCTGCTCAAGAGCTGGCGGAACCGCCGCGACGGCCGTGCGCGTGCCACCGATCGCCTTCGGCAGGAACAGGACGGCGTAGGCGATCGCCAGCGTGATCACGGTCTGGTAGGCGCCCGGGAACAGATTCAGGGTCAAGAAGACCAAAGACAGCCCAACGACGACACCGGGCAGCGCGTGTCCGGCGTACGACACCGTTTCCAGTGTTCGTGACACCGGCGTTCGGTAGCGGGCAGCTAGGACACCGACGGGGATCGCCAGTGCGACAGCTACCCCGGCACCTAGCGCGGATACCCCGATCGTAGAGATGGCCGCCGACACTAGTTCCCCAGCCTGAAGCGGGAACCTGCTCCCCTGCGCGAGCCGCATTACTAGTGAGACAGCAGGAACGCCCAGCGCCAAAATCGCGATCGTAGTGAGCCAGGCCAGCGCTGCGATGCGCTGAGCGCCGGTAAGACGCGTCCGCTCGGCTGGCCGACTCGCGCCGGAAGACACTGACCAGCGACGCCCAGCCCCACGCACCCGCCGTTCCACAAGCACAAGGGCTAGAGCGAGTGCCACTAGCACCAGGGCGAGCACCGCGGCGCTAGTGCGGTCGAAACTCGCCCGGTATGAGGTGTAGATGACACGGGTGAACGCGTCAACCCGGAAGATCGCGACCGCGCCGAAGTCGGACAGTACATACAGGCCGACCAAGAGTGCACCGGCCGCCGTCGCCGGCCAGGCCTGCGGAAACGTAGCGCTGAGGAACGCGGACAATGGGCGTCGCCCCAGGGATCGGGCGACTTCCTCAAGCCCGGCGTCGGCTGAGTGAAGAGCAGCCGCGGTTGGGATCACAACGTACGGCAAGGAGACCAGCGTCAGCACGAGCGAGGCGGCCCAGAACCCCGACATGGCCGGGAATTGGGATATCCACGCATAG is a genomic window containing:
- a CDS encoding FUSC family protein — its product is MNVPRIGIQTHDPHQIFLRRALRLAVAFPLTMFIVWLVFGMSEGSVLYGAFACFSTTTMLDLGGRMRARVAAYAGTLVACCVAIVLATAVGFSIWAAVVGTFVWGALATYAGLLRGYVASAVPLALVPWFLAISTLDNLPNLDENLVSWIVGYLIASSFALLLWPVRLQDKVRAALSEVLAAVAEYVEVRWVDRADDLTDATARLGAADAALDRRIKGVLIRPGGATRHERHRMQLVGVVKELTLLVQRYPDRDESLASPDMDLAQACARSLRDSALCVLTTHGAHVRPDVIALNQERERHWERAIQWMREELTPDTAESVVRRANNLKTLRATSGYCVLAASHARGSVGDDPRFIGMGTLDGKPFNVAPPTPTVGAAFRSNLDPRSVWFQNSVRAGSAFALAVLVILVTGVEHGFWVALGVLVALRFDASGSMRTVRQVLVGTLVGFVVGSILIAVAQDSPSAMWWLLALSVALATYTPGATTLMLGQASFTVFLIVLFGLLAPDEFETATDRVIDVALACSVTFIVSALMWPGGAASLVRSSMRTSANAAGEYLRAAYHRLAVGGQADADVDSAAREAGDEYLRATENFDLATASRVPGGMPPGLWVRASNGVAGMLIGSQKVTYYGQVLHPGHLCPDAAAALDEQAGLEAKAFVTSVHRACGLTADGSMPRMSDERVLDPLSRCLARTVSEPGSRLTRQQAARALTMIFALGTLDQLDASRAEIAAWTPEHEKV
- a CDS encoding class II fumarate hydratase — translated: MAGEFRGPEILDVPIGLQVSGERAESDSLGTVKVPADRYWGAQTQRSLEHFDIGDDRMPKEVYHAYGYIKRAAAKVNARTGRLPEWMGELIERVGDEVAAGALDDHFPLYVWQTGSGTQSNMNVNEVISNRCIQLVGGALGSKEPVHPNDHVNMGQSSNDTFPTAMHLAAYSLASRKTIPSLEQLRDALAFKSRQWSDVVKIGRTHLQDATPLTVGQEWSGYASALDDSISHLRAATEGLLEVAMGGTAVGTGLNAPEGFAEDVAVELARLTGFAVRTAANKFAAQATLDSMVRAHGALKDVAVTLFKIANDLRWLGSGPRAGLMELKLPANEPGSSIMPGKVNPTQAEAMMMVCIDVISSDVAVSMAGAEGNFELNVFRPVVISHYLHSARILADACDHLRRFMVEGTELNLARVEENVDNSVMMVTALAPVIGYDAAARIAHRAVEEGLGLREAALSCGVPEELYDRVVIPVNLTRDTSS
- a CDS encoding L,D-transpeptidase family protein, which gives rise to MRFKLGLVACVAAGSMMLAPAAMAAGALPHARGSGPEAMATLSLSASRSEVGYGSSVRLSGSSSDAGAGREVIIESSGGGWQEVTTALTKSSGSWSASITPEVNSTIRARMADDSATSDSLSIDVTPVIQVSGTPKGRALVGVKLTARVSPSSYRGSVSFAVKKSGGALGSERTRASGGQLTASLPTPRLGKLNVVARLSAANGLSGTTTRFQIKSTARKLGRGHKGKDITALTRKLDALGFHTPPVGRRYTAAVGDAVLAFKKARGLARTSKMTKRVWRKLLAAKPIKPRYRSPSLHIEVDKGKQLLMVVREGRVIGALHTSTGATGNTPVGRHRIIQRGGSYLYRFMAFKGNFGIHGYVPVPPYPASHGCVRLPMWAADWVWDRVDYGTSVIVYE
- a CDS encoding polysaccharide deacetylase family protein, which gives rise to MRITGLAAAVLPAALASTALVTTLAPPATGAPDAMTAGSAIGAGTSGRTRPAQPTVARSARSRLVSSVKTRQRVVFLTIDDGYLRDPALLRLLRRRDVPATAFLSVHAARNGWAYWRRFGRQQSIQNHTISHPWLARLSLGQQEKQICNANRAIRRHTTADPWMMRPPYGEHGTTTMRAAATCGIKYVVMWSATLTSGLNYQVGNRLRSGDIILAHFNPGVTGAIRRALNEIDRQGFRVARLEEYLPRARIVTS
- a CDS encoding sugar porter family MFS transporter, giving the protein MSATETEHKKEPKSSVKIVALTAATLGIIYGYDNGNIGGAQIFFEVDLDLNTEQVELVTAMIVWGEIIGCVLGGFVTNALGRKKTMILVAAGYMVFCLTSGLSVSAVDLEISRFFLGVTIGISLIAAPVFIAESVPARIRGATLVMYQVTCVSGIILGLLGSLWLAPLSDDINWRLMLGLAALPAFLLIPILFTVPETANWLMMKGRREEALASLRHLDPNIDPEPQIAEMEATIAEQTGGALGEMLRKPYLRATMFVVVLGFFIQITGINATVTYGPQIFKAMGIKSNEQSLLMAALVQVIALVAVILSMSFIDKIGRRVTLLTGIGIMIVAQIMLVVTFATQKGDTLNSQQILLGFLGLALINVGFVFGFGALVWVYSTESFPARLRAYGASAMLTADLVANLLIAQFFLTVMSAIGGAWSFGMFAILAVLAWLFVFRFAPETKGRPLDDIRLFWENGGKWPKEAEVDSDFA